AATAACGCCTGGCAATCGGGGGAGAAATTAAAATACAAAGTCTACTACGAATCGTTGCTTACCGGAAAGGTAAATGCCGGCACCGCTACCCTGGAGGTAAAAAACAGCAACCGTAGTTTCTATGGCCGCGATGTATACCATATTGTTGGCCTTGGAAAATCCAACCGTGCTTTCGACTTTTTTTTTAAGGTTCGTGACCGGTTTGAATCTTATGTGGACAAGCAGGGGATTTTCCCGCATCTCTTTATCCGTCGCACACTCGAAGGCAACTATAGGAAAGAAGATGATGTGATTTTTGATCACAAAAACCTGAAAGCTACCAGCCGCGATACCACCAAGAAAATCAGCCGTTACATTCAGGACATCGTTTCGGCATCATATTATGCACGCACCCTTAGTGCCGATACTTTAAAGGAAGGCGACAACATCTCTGTTAATTTTTTCCTCGACGACTCGGCGTACGTATCCGTCATTCAGTTTCAGGGACGCCAGATTGTGGAGACGGAGCTGGGAAAGTTTCGATGCCTTGCCTTTAAGCCTATGGTGGTCACCGGCGAGGTATTCGGCAATCCATACCCGATGACCCTTTGGATTACCGACGACGAAAACAAACTCCCCGTACTCATCAAATCAGCGGTAATTGTGGGTAGTGTGAAAATAGAATTGATAAAATATTCCAACCTGCGAAATCCTATCGAAGCGAAGCTGGATTGACAACGCATGGCGCGGGGCGCAGGGCGCAAAGAGCAGGAGGAGGATAATCCAACGTGCGTCCGAAGGTAACGATTGACGAATTGGATTGATTTGTCAGAATGTGATTCTACACCCTTCTTTTTGTATTTTTGCCTAAAATATTTCTAATTATGATAAAGCTAAGCGTCAACATCAACAAAATCGCTACTTTGCGCAATGCCCGTGGTGGCAACATTCCCGATGTCATCAAAGCGGCCATCGACTGTGAACGATTTGGCGCGCAGGGCATCACGGTGCACCCACGCCCCGACGAGCGGCACATCCGTTACCAGGATGTCCGCGATCTGAAGCCGTTGCTCACCACCGAGTTCAATATCGAAGGCTATCCATCACGGGTCTTTATCGATCTTGTGCTGGAAGCTGCTCCGGCGCAGGTAACGCTGGTGCCCGATCCGCCGGATGCCATTACCAGCAACGCCGGCTGGGACACCATTAAAAACCAAAGCTTTCTTACGGAGGTTGTTGCCGAATTTAAACGCAACGGGATTCGCACTTCGTTATTTGTCGAAACGGATCCAAGCATAATCGAAAATGCGAAGAAAACCGGTGCCGATCGTGTGGAGTTATACACCGAGCAATATGCCACCGACTTTCCCAAAAACGCCGAAGCTGCCGTGCGACCTTTTGTTGAAGCGGCAAGGGTAGCTGCTGCAAATAGCCTGGGATTGAATGCCGGCCACGATCTGAGCCTCGACAATCTGCGTTACTTTGCCCACAGCGTGCCCGGCCTGCTCGAAGTTTCCATTGGCCATGCCCTTATTTCCGATGCGCTTTATCTGGGATTGGAAAACACCATCCAGCTTTATCTGCGGCAGTTGCGGTAGAAGCAGGCAATTTGGTTATGAATCTTTTATGATGATTTTTTAAGAACTATACTGTTGAAAAAACCGTTAATCCTAAACAGTTAATTAAAGGAGATTGATATGAAAACGTTAACACTACAAATACCAGAAACAGTTGATGAGAATAAATTCAAGATGCACCTTGCTGCTTTTCTTTTTGAAAAAGGTATTTTATCATCAGGGCAGGCCGCTAAAGTTGCTGGCATTTCAAAAAGAGAATTTATCGAAACAATTGGTCAATACGGCGTATCAGTATTTGGAGAAACCATTGAGGATTTAGAAAAGATTGTTGATGAGTAGAATTATTATTTCAGATACAAGCTGTTTAATTGCATTGGCAAAGATTGGTGAACTTGATCTTTTAAAGGATTTATTTCATGAGATTATTATTACAAAAAGTGTTGACGAGGAATATGGAGAGCCGCTGCCTGATTGGATTTTAATAACTGATGTTAAGAATAGAAGTAAACAAATTGAGTTGGAGAAACGCCTTGATCGTGGAGAAGCCAGTTCTATTGCTTTAGCTCTTGAGATAGAAAATTCAACCTTGATAATTGACGAAATAAAAGGTAGAAAGATTGCAGAAGCATTACAGATTGACATAATTGGAACCATTGGTATCATACTGCTTGCAAATAAGCGAGGCTTGATATCAAATCCATTAGACTTGATTCATTTGCTGGTTAAAAATGGATTTAGAGTGTCGGATAAATTACTTAAAATGATACTCGAAAGATATGGTTCACGTTAACAGCTCTCAACAGTCAACGAAATTCAGTGAAATGAAAAGCTTGTTTTCTGAAGGCTTTATTAATTTTGTAATGAGATTAATCTATGGAACAAATGAGGAATTCTGTTATGATCGAAACTTAGACGTGTAAGCGGAAGTTTTTTACCGGCTAAAACAGAAATAAACGGAATACTCACTATACACAAACGTTATGCCTCACCTTAAGAAACCAAAAAATAAATAGAGATGCAAGTAGATAAAATAGCATTCGAATATGCAATCAGTAAAATTGATGACGGGAATATCTTTGAGATTTTCGGTAATGATTTTCTATCGGCAGTATTAGGTTATTCATTTATACCTGTTGGTAGGGCTAAGGATAAAGGCGTTGACGGATTTCAGCACATATTTTCAAGGGGTGATAGCCAAAAACACATATTTCAATTATCAACCGAATTGGATCACACAAGTAAAATTTACAACACAATCAAAAAGCTTCAAAAAAATGAAATTGAGTTTGATAGAATTGTTTATGTAACTAACAGAAAAATAAACAACGCTGAGAGTTTAATAGATGAAATCTTTGACAAGATAAAAATCCCACTAACTATTTATGACATTCGTTGGTTTTCTGCTCACAGCAACCAAAGTGAACAAACTATCAAGGCCTATCAAATTTTTGTTGACACTTATCTTCATGAGTACTTCAAACCCGGAAAACACCAAACAGTTGCTGATTTAGATTCTGATTCTCGTTTGTTTGTTTTTTTAGGTCAACAATTTGATAGCAATAGAGATGATTTAAAACTAGATGACTTACTCGCTGAAACTTTAATATTATACGCTTTAGAAGGGACAGACCCCGACAAGCATAACTTAAAATCAGAAGTGCAGATTAAGGAATCAATTAAGAAATATTTAAAGTTTGACCCACAACTCATAGACAGTAAAATCTCAGAAAGACTGATTGCTTTAACTGTAAAACCAAGAAAAATAAAATTCCATACTAAAGAAAAGGGTTATTGTTTGCCATATGAAACAAGATTAGAAATAGGTGAAAGAAATCTAAAAGATGAAGTCTTATTCAACGTCTTTTACACTCAGACGCAAGAGACGATTAAAAAATATTTTTCAGATGTTGAAGTTCAAGTCAAAGACGTAGAAGCCCTTATTACCAAGGTTTTTAATAAGATATTTCTAAGACAGGGTCTTGAATTTTCAAACTTTGTTCTGAAGGGTGATAGCCATTCAGTAATTGAACAGAATTTAAATGATGTTATTGGACTAGCAGTAGATGAAAGCAGCGTTATTCTTTCTAATAAAGAAAAAGTTAAAACCGCACTTCACCTTGCTATAAGAGACATTGTATATAACGGCACATCCGAACAGAGAAGATTCTTGAAGAGCCTATCTAATACTTATTTGATGATGTTCCTACTTCAATGGGAACCAAAACTTTCAACATATTTTCAAACGCTTGCATCTCATTTAAAAGTATTCGTTGATAACTCTATTATTATCCCAGCTCTTTCAGAATACTACCTAGATGAAGGTAACAGGAGACATTGGAATCTACTAATGGGGGCAAAAAAAGCCGGTATTTCAATGTTTATAAATGAAACATTATTGAGTGAACTAGTTTCCCATTTAAGAATGGTAAGTAGCATTTATTATAATATGTTTTACCGTATGGAAGACTTCTACCTTAATGACGAGTTTGAACTGCTTTTTATTAACGAAATTTTAATCAGGGCTTATTTCTATGCGAAGAAAAAAGGGCAGATAAAAGATTTTGATAAATTCATTGACACTTTTGTGGATTCGCAACTCAAAACTGCTAAGGATGAATTAATCGTTTATTTAAAAGAGATTTTTGGAATAACTTTTATTTCAAATGAAATGTGGGACATAAAAGTAAATGAAGACGAAAAAGCCAAGTTGACTGAAGAGTTGAGTTATAAGAAAGACTATGATATTAAAGCCGAAAATGATGCAGAAATGATTTTGGCAATATATTACTTGCGCAATCGAAATGGCGAATCTTGTGATAGTGGAATCTTTGGTTATAAAACTTGGTGGCTTTCCAAAGATACATCAACATACAAAGCTGTTATTAAATGTTTTGGTCCAGACAAATATCCTGTTAGTTGTTACATAAGACCCGATTTCATTTACAACTATATAGCCTTAAAACCTACAACAGAAGAAGTCAATAATGCATACAATGAAATTTTCCCTACAATGTTGGGCGTAAATCTTAGCTATCATATGCCTAAAGAAGTTTCACAGGCAGTTCAAGAAAAAATCAAAGAATATCATTCTAAACCAGCTGTAAGAGTAAAACAAACCTTGAAAACTCTTTCTGACCGATTGAAATCCGATCCGACTTTAAAAAACAGAAATTCAGTAGAACACTTTTTGGATACAGAATTAAGCAAACTACAAGACGGAGAATAGAAAGGCTAGGCATAGCTACCAACTGTTACCACACTTTCAGAAAAACACATTTGTTCTAAAATACTCCTTCTGTCAATTTGGATGTCCTTTGAAACTCACTCCATCAGTAGCGTATCTTCTTCTTTATTAATCACTTCTCCAATCATGGCAGCATGAGGATAACCTTCCTGATGTAATGCTTCTGGCGCAACATCCACCTTTTCCGGTGCCACGCACATCAACAGGCCGCCGGAAGTTTGTGCATCGAAAAACAACATTTCGTGGTTGTAATCGATGGAAGCATTGAAGTGGCAATGGCTGCCGGCAAATTCCTTGTTGCGGAAAGCGGCGCCGGGAATTACACCCATTTCTATCAAATTCAGCACTTCACCGAATACGGGTAATTTGTTGGTGTCGAAACGCATCGAAACTTTGGATGTCGCAGCAGGATTATTGATTATTGTTCGCTCATCTCACATTTTGATTATTCTTCCAATGGCAACGGTTTCTCCGCTGTTAATTTTTAAAAGATAAATACCTTTTTTCAATGAACCCATTTCTATGCAGTGATGGTTTTCAAAAGGAGAATGCAGGATCGAGCGATATACCACCTCACCGGTAAGGTTTATGAGTTCCACGGTTTGCAAGCCGGATTTACTTTCGATGTACAATTTATCACGCACTGGATTGGGAAATGCTTTAACATCCAAATTTTCTAGCTCAAATACGCTACTCACCACCGTAACCTGAACAGAGTCGCTGTGCGAACAAACACCATGATTCACCTGCACCCAGATGTTCCATTCGCCAGGTCCCAATTCCCCACCGATAATCCGGATCGCATTGGATGTGTCGCCGGTTGACCAGAGGTAGTGTTCATAAATATCCGGCAGCGTCAGGGTAAGCGTATCGTGAAGTGCAATGGCCGTGTCGGCTCCCAGGTCGATTGTAAATCCCGGCTGGATGTCGATGGTTATGGTATCGTATTGCCAGCATCCGTAATCGTCAGCAGCCGAAAGTGTATAGGTGCCAGGCTCCGTAACGCTATACCAGCTTTTATCGGATAGCTCGTTATTCCAATAGTAATATGCATATCCTTCCGGCCCATTCAAAATTGTGCTGTCGCAAACGGTTTCATCCGGGCCAAAGCTAAACTGCGCGGGTGGATGCCGTTGCATTTTCAGCAGCAAGCCGTCCGCTATCCATCCCATATAGGAATGAAGGGTGTCGTTTTCAAGTTTTAATGTACCCTCGAAATTTGCCGAAAACAGGATTTGTTTACAATTATCCAACATGAAATTTTCAGGCTGCAGAGACCTTGAACTATAGGGAATATAAAAATTGCTAATCTCTCCTTGAGGCGAAATCTGTCCAAACGCTGTGCGGGGATAAGCATACACCATGGTAGTATCGAAAATTGTGACAGTACCTTGCATCCCACATGCGAAGTACAAGGTATCCTCGTAAGCGTCCAGAGAGAAATACACATATCCATAAAAAGGAATGTACCACAACGACTCCCAATTTTCGTTAAACATAGTCAGGATAGTCTGTGGGTTATTTTCGTCATAGAAAAGCGTATCATTACCAATAATCATGGTATCTCTCACAGCTGCTGAGAAATAGAATTGACCCTTTTCATCGATAACTAAATCTCTCATTATCATTTTCCATTCGAATATTTTCCCTGTATGCGTGTAACCGGCTGAATCGAATGTAAGTACGAATGAACGGTCTTTAACAAATCCTTGTCCGGGATCGGGATGCATAATGGTGTCATTTGAAATAATGAGATTTGTTCTGGTTCTTCCATACACTACAAACCTGTCGCCATCTACCGAAATAAAATTTCTCTTATCCACATTAAGGTATCTATCGCTATCCATTGCTACCGAATCATTCTTTTGATTATTTGTGTAAGAATCGCCGTAAAATGATTCCCTCCAAATGAGGTCTCCCGTGGTTTTGTCCATTTTGAGAATGGACGATAAAACCGTATTGGAAGAGATTACCGAATCCTGTCCAAAATATCGCACGGTATCGGTTTCGTAAGCCCACGATGTATGGGTGGTGTTTAGATAAAGATATCCGTCGTTGCCTACATACATTCCGGCGCACAAGTCATCGGTATTACCGGAAATGAGTTTGATGTATTCAATATTTAAATCAGAAGAAAGTTTGATTATTGCGAGATCCCGCCTGTGAAATACGAGCGGCCCGGTTTCTTCATCCCGAATTACACTATCCTGAATGCTCATCCAGTTAGCGAATGGACAGGCGAGATAGATATTATTGTCGCGATCGGTTGTCATTGCCGGATCAATCCAATAGAAACTGGCCGAATCTGTAAACAGGTCAAGCGCAAACAAACAATTCCCATCGGGGTCGAATTTGGCAATGGCTGCATTGTGCGCAATATTTCCGGCGGAAGGGTGCGCAAATAAGGTGTCGGGCAAGAAAATGGAATCCTGATAATTGACATTTACAAAAACATTATTGTAAAAATCGGTGTGAAGAATTTCTGTCTCACTGCGATCCCCTTTTTGAGTAAAGGACACATTCCACAGAGGCTCGAAACTTTGGGCACAGAGGTTAACCTGGAAGCTAATCGTTAAAAGAAGCAAAGGTAAGATAAAATACTTTTTCATGATTTTGAAATTTTTGGGTTGACTATTCAAAATATTAATAATTAACTCATCCACAAAATACCCGGAAAACACTTCACCCGACTTGTCCAATAAATCATAAGCTACTGAAAACATGCTGCTCATGATTTTCTGTTTTTTATTTGGACACTACCAATACTTTCATTTCGCCACGGGAACTATAATACATCATAAACTATTTTAGGTGTTGTTCTGCGTATTGTAAAAAATAACAACGAGGCCATCATGTAATAAATTGTTTGTAATTTCACCTCTCGTTTTTTAATCATTCATTAACACCAATGCTATATGAAAAAGTATTTATCCATTTTCGTTCTTTTCCTTTTTGCAGCCCCGCTCCTCTGGGCTCAATATTCTTCTAATCCCGCTGAAAACCTTCGCTTGAGCACTACTGCCGGCGAGCAGGCATTGCCCAAGGCGGCTGTGTGCCCCGACGGCAGCATGTATGTTTCCTGGTTTTCGTCGGAAGACGGTAATTACAACGTGCGCTTACAACTACTTGATGCCAACGGAAATCAATTGTGGGCCTCGGGCGGATTGCTCGTTAGCGACCAGCCACAGATGACGTGGCTCACCGACTATTCGCTTACTGCCGATCAGGCGGGCTATGCCGTGGTAGTATTTCAGGATGTTCGTAATACCAACAACAACGTGGTGGCTTACCGTGTGTCGCCGGCGGGCGAAATGATGTGGGGCGACGACGGCCTGATGCTTTCTGACAGCGATGCATTCGACGTAAACCCGCAAGTGTGCGCCACCGAAGCCGGTAATATTGTATTTGCCTGGCCAAGTCAGGGCGCCACCAATGTGGTGATGATGCAAAAAGTTTCGCCAGCGGGCGATTTGCTCTGGGGCGATGGCATCACGCTGACAGCCACCGGAATTTCCTATACTTTTCCGTTTTTGCATCCTGCCGATGGCGACCATGTATTCCTGATCTGGCACAAAGAAACAGGTCCCTTCTGGGCGGCCAACCGTGGACTCTATGCACAAAAGCTCAACACCGACGGCTCTTTTATGTGGCCCGATGATGTGGAAGTTTTCCCACCGATAGGATCCGGCGCCGTAATCACACTCGATTTTTGTCCGGATGACGCCGGCGGCATTGTTTTTACCAAATACGGCAACGACCAAGGGACGCATTTCAACTGCTGGGTGCAGCATATCACGGCTGCCGGCACGCTCACCATGCCCGTCGACAACTATGTTTCCACTTCCATGGACAGACTGCACATGTATCCCTCTCCGGCTTTTTTGCCACAGACGCAGGAAGTGATTTTCTATTTCATTGAACAGGATCTCAACCAAAACCAGCGTGGCCTGTATGCCCAAAAATTCGATCTGCAGGGCATCCGCCAATGGACTGACGAAGGAAAGATGCTTTTGCCGCTGTCTGACAACGACTACTCCTTGCCAATGGCTTCCAGCTATCAGGACAAAGCGATCTGCGTTTACGGCGCTGCCGTTTTTGGAAATTCCCTCGACGAAAAAGTGCAGGCGGTGATGCTTCACAGCGATGGCTCGTATGTGTGGAATGATCATTTTATAGATATGTGCACGGTACAAAGTGGCAAATCACACGCGGTACTTTCGACCATGCACAACAACCAATGGGTGGCTGTGTGGGAAGAAAGCCGTGGCGGAAATACCGACATTTATGCACAGAACATCCATCCCGACGGCGCGCTCGGCATCGTTGGCACAATGGGAAAAATTCAGGGCTTTGTGCGGGATGCAGCTACCAACATTGCTATTACCGAAGCTACCATTACTGCCGTTAATGCCGACGATGAAACCATTACCATTGCTACTCCGTTTGGCGCTCATTACAGCATGATGCTCACGGAAGCTGTTTACGATCTTACCTGTGAAGCTGATGGCTATCTTACCACGGCCGCTGAGAATATTATTGTGGAAGAAGGGTCGAATGTCAACCACGATTTTTATCTGCAACCGCTAACAGAACTTACAGGTTTGAGGTCGGATGCCAAAATAAAAGTACAATGGTTTCCCAACCCATTCGGTAATATGCTAACTTTGCAGGTGCCTGATGATGTAGTTGGAAGTTGTTCTGTAACCATAAGCGATGCTTTTGGCCGCACGGTTTACGCAACCACAGTTGTTGATGCATCAGGCGCATTTGTGATTGACACACGAACTTTTGGTTCAGGACTTTATTTTTATACTATACAAACACAACTACAAACAAATCACGGTTTATTAATCAAAAACTAACTAAAATGAACAAAAAGT
This region of Bacteroidales bacterium genomic DNA includes:
- a CDS encoding T9SS type A sorting domain-containing protein; translated protein: MSSMFSVAYDLLDKSGEVFSGYFVDELIINILNSQPKNFKIMKKYFILPLLLLTISFQVNLCAQSFEPLWNVSFTQKGDRSETEILHTDFYNNVFVNVNYQDSIFLPDTLFAHPSAGNIAHNAAIAKFDPDGNCLFALDLFTDSASFYWIDPAMTTDRDNNIYLACPFANWMSIQDSVIRDEETGPLVFHRRDLAIIKLSSDLNIEYIKLISGNTDDLCAGMYVGNDGYLYLNTTHTSWAYETDTVRYFGQDSVISSNTVLSSILKMDKTTGDLIWRESFYGDSYTNNQKNDSVAMDSDRYLNVDKRNFISVDGDRFVVYGRTRTNLIISNDTIMHPDPGQGFVKDRSFVLTFDSAGYTHTGKIFEWKMIMRDLVIDEKGQFYFSAAVRDTMIIGNDTLFYDENNPQTILTMFNENWESLWYIPFYGYVYFSLDAYEDTLYFACGMQGTVTIFDTTMVYAYPRTAFGQISPQGEISNFYIPYSSRSLQPENFMLDNCKQILFSANFEGTLKLENDTLHSYMGWIADGLLLKMQRHPPAQFSFGPDETVCDSTILNGPEGYAYYYWNNELSDKSWYSVTEPGTYTLSAADDYGCWQYDTITIDIQPGFTIDLGADTAIALHDTLTLTLPDIYEHYLWSTGDTSNAIRIIGGELGPGEWNIWVQVNHGVCSHSDSVQVTVVSSVFELENLDVKAFPNPVRDKLYIESKSGLQTVELINLTGEVVYRSILHSPFENHHCIEMGSLKKGIYLLKINSGETVAIGRIIKM
- a CDS encoding pyridoxine 5'-phosphate synthase; translation: MIKLSVNINKIATLRNARGGNIPDVIKAAIDCERFGAQGITVHPRPDERHIRYQDVRDLKPLLTTEFNIEGYPSRVFIDLVLEAAPAQVTLVPDPPDAITSNAGWDTIKNQSFLTEVVAEFKRNGIRTSLFVETDPSIIENAKKTGADRVELYTEQYATDFPKNAEAAVRPFVEAARVAAANSLGLNAGHDLSLDNLRYFAHSVPGLLEVSIGHALISDALYLGLENTIQLYLRQLR
- a CDS encoding AIR synthase-related protein, giving the protein MINNPAATSKVSMRFDTNKLPVFGEVLNLIEMGVIPGAAFRNKEFAGSHCHFNASIDYNHEMLFFDAQTSGGLLMCVAPEKVDVAPEALHQEGYPHAAMIGEVINKEEDTLLME
- a CDS encoding DUF3108 domain-containing protein — encoded protein: MKNIGKIALILFSILSVAVASAQGYPYREIENNAWQSGEKLKYKVYYESLLTGKVNAGTATLEVKNSNRSFYGRDVYHIVGLGKSNRAFDFFFKVRDRFESYVDKQGIFPHLFIRRTLEGNYRKEDDVIFDHKNLKATSRDTTKKISRYIQDIVSASYYARTLSADTLKEGDNISVNFFLDDSAYVSVIQFQGRQIVETELGKFRCLAFKPMVVTGEVFGNPYPMTLWITDDENKLPVLIKSAVIVGSVKIELIKYSNLRNPIEAKLD
- a CDS encoding DUF3368 domain-containing protein; amino-acid sequence: MSRIIISDTSCLIALAKIGELDLLKDLFHEIIITKSVDEEYGEPLPDWILITDVKNRSKQIELEKRLDRGEASSIALALEIENSTLIIDEIKGRKIAEALQIDIIGTIGIILLANKRGLISNPLDLIHLLVKNGFRVSDKLLKMILERYGSR
- a CDS encoding carboxypeptidase regulatory-like domain-containing protein, with the translated sequence MKKYLSIFVLFLFAAPLLWAQYSSNPAENLRLSTTAGEQALPKAAVCPDGSMYVSWFSSEDGNYNVRLQLLDANGNQLWASGGLLVSDQPQMTWLTDYSLTADQAGYAVVVFQDVRNTNNNVVAYRVSPAGEMMWGDDGLMLSDSDAFDVNPQVCATEAGNIVFAWPSQGATNVVMMQKVSPAGDLLWGDGITLTATGISYTFPFLHPADGDHVFLIWHKETGPFWAANRGLYAQKLNTDGSFMWPDDVEVFPPIGSGAVITLDFCPDDAGGIVFTKYGNDQGTHFNCWVQHITAAGTLTMPVDNYVSTSMDRLHMYPSPAFLPQTQEVIFYFIEQDLNQNQRGLYAQKFDLQGIRQWTDEGKMLLPLSDNDYSLPMASSYQDKAICVYGAAVFGNSLDEKVQAVMLHSDGSYVWNDHFIDMCTVQSGKSHAVLSTMHNNQWVAVWEESRGGNTDIYAQNIHPDGALGIVGTMGKIQGFVRDAATNIAITEATITAVNADDETITIATPFGAHYSMMLTEAVYDLTCEADGYLTTAAENIIVEEGSNVNHDFYLQPLTELTGLRSDAKIKVQWFPNPFGNMLTLQVPDDVVGSCSVTISDAFGRTVYATTVVDASGAFVIDTRTFGSGLYFYTIQTQLQTNHGLLIKN
- a CDS encoding UPF0175 family protein, giving the protein MKTLTLQIPETVDENKFKMHLAAFLFEKGILSSGQAAKVAGISKREFIETIGQYGVSVFGETIEDLEKIVDE